The sequence below is a genomic window from Chaetodon auriga isolate fChaAug3 chromosome 8, fChaAug3.hap1, whole genome shotgun sequence.
attcttttttttcctctctctacCAAATCAAAATTTCAGCTAATGCACAAGCTTCCTCCTGGAAAGTGCAGAAACAGGCCCTGGGGTCCAGGTGCGTCTGGTTGGGAATCACTGAtggaacagtgctgctggaaaGAGAAGCTGCTGAATTTTTAATGCGGTTTTTCATCGCAGGGAGCACCAAACATGACATTACATCCGTTCACCTGCAGAAACTAAAAGGAAAATCTGGGAAGCATTTTTGAATAAACAAACTTTTTGGCACAACAACTGCAATATCTGCAGATTTATGGTTGTGTCCATTAGCAGAGACCTCGGGGACAAATGAGAGCAGCCAAAATGTGAATAACCTCCAGTTCAGACACTAATGGCTCCGATGACAGATTGAGTTCACACACTCCCGATGCTCAGTGAATAAATCACTGTCGAGGATGAGAGAGGATTTCACTGCGCTCTCCATTTGAAGGGTTACTGACTCAATCTCTTTCCCATTGTTAACCTTGGCCTGATACAATGAACAGAAGAGGCCTGTCAGCGCCGAGCGGCTTCACTCCAAAATGGCCCGTCGGcccacaaaaacactcacagagGTCGCCCAAAATGGCTGCTGTCGCCACGGCACGCCAACTCAGGATTTCGGGGTGATTTATTCCCGCCACTGTTTAGGCAACACGATAatttcacctgtccctcattgGCCGAGACAGATTAGGCTAACAAGGTTAAAGCTCATTGGCCCTGGGCAAAAATGAGAGCCAATGAGATTAGAATTGAGTGGCTGGGAAAAGTGATCTACCCTTCCCTTGAAAGGAGAGAGGGTTTCGGACTGTAATAGCACCGCTGTGGTCACAATGGAGTCCCACTTCTTGGTGCTCGAGCTGAAAAGGCTAGACTGTACTGCCCTTAATTACTATGAATGTATTGATTGGTTTAAGAGTGCAGAGCAGTGAAAAACTTCAGCAACAAATGCTCTGAAGTCTCTACGACGGCCGTGAAAGAGTTATGTTTGAACTAGTACAGGGTGAAATGAATCGAGAAAGTTAATTTAAGAGATTTAAAGTggcaataatcaatatttttatatcaacAATGTATGAAATGATAATGTATTACAGTTTACGGAGCTTTGAAAGCGAggttcagctcattgtttagctgtctgcCCCACAACTGCACTGTCCTGTCctgagagtgaatattggacttacattcatcaggtggacaaaaacatgactccaaatgaatgctaatgttattCTGTAACTTCTGGATGGCTAAATAAGTTTGCCATATCGACTGAAAAGGTTGTATCTACGCATGTACAGaagttttatctgtttcttCGTTTCTACgagcaaaaacaagaaaaagctgcgattttttttaaagggaatTACCTCCAAGAGTAGCTTGGAGGGTAGCTCTTAGCCTAGCTTTAGCTTTGCTAGCTTGTCTAGGCACAGTTCACTCACATATATTTTCTCTTATGTGATGTATTACAACTCCAAACAAATAGGGGGCAGTGTATCACCAGAGTGGCCGCTAGCTGCTGCTCATTAaactctttgctgtagctactagctgccCTTGGCTAGTTAGCTTTGTTTGTAGCTAATGGTCCGATCTGATCTTTGTAACGTCAGAAACGAATTTCTTGAAACTTTGTTGATAACTTTGGTTAGTTGTAGTTCATTTGGAACATTTTACACTAAAACTcttacatattgcacctttaacCTCGCGGTGTgtagccatgcagatagttttgcttttgtttgctcagTTTTTGAGGCTGAACAGTTTTCCTTAGAACTACTTTGATCAGAAAAGGTGCCACAAAAGGTAAGTGAGAGAATCTTTCTTTTAGTAATTTGGGTGAACGGACCCTTTAAATGGGCTAATGGAGGCTACACAAATCTACTAAAATGCATCCTGGCAATAAGAAAACGTCGTAGCTATTAACtttcacattaacattaactttCCCTCCCGACCCACCTCACTGTTGGACAGCTGGTACCAGGGCTGTTTGCCGTAGGTGAAGATCTCCCAGAGGACCACGCCGAAGCTCCAGATGTCGCTCTCCGTGGTGAACTTCCTGTACATGATGCTCTCCGGGGGCATCCAGCGGATCGGCAGCATCGTACGTCCGCCCAcctgaagaggaagacgaggcgATGAAGGCACGCCGACTAAACACTGTGTCACTCCCTCCGCCAAGGACCGGAACAAAGCTTTTTCTCGCACAAAGGTGTGACTATGCAACCACAAACACTGACTTATCATGCAACTAATTATACACTTAATCACAACTGTTTGCAATAAACGCCACCAGATTTATTTACACTTCACAGAGAAGAAGCAATAAGATTCATCGTGAGGTTTGAGTTTGTAGATCTCAGTATTGTAGAAGAGTGGACTGATggccttggtggaggtctgtgCTCTCCGAGTGCCCTTCTAGTTTTATATGCAAgtgaatataaaacattttccattgtTGTATAATGGAAGTCTCCCGGtaaacattttgctttgttgACGGAATTAAGCAGAAATGGCATCTTTTagtaaaagacatttttaagcaAACCTCCAACAGATTCCTATTCCTGTTCATCCTTGAACTACAATACCTATGACTAACAGGAAGAGCAACTTAAAACCACCGTGAGGCAGACAATCTGGACCATGGAGTTTTATCATCTAAAATAGCTTCAATTCGAAACATCCTAATGtgatgtgaaaaagaaaatggactCAGCCACTAAAATCATGTTGGGTAACCTACTTGGTCTCTAATGTTTTTGCAATATTTGCAGGCTTTCAGAGGAGTCGTCCATGGACGTGACCTTAATGACCGGAGTGCACGAACAACAGTAGCGTGGAGGGAGGAATCTTAATTTGTGCAAACTCGTCTGTTTGAGAGTAAAATGGTGCCGTAACAGAGATGACCGCTGCAAATATGAGTCAGTTTGGTTGAAAGGTTTCACCGTATAGAATATGATTTTCATTAATGCCATTATCATCAAtaccacagaaagcagagagagagacaccagacgAAGACTTCTTTTAGAGCTTCTTATTCTACTCTATGTTAACCtggttttttatatttttttgtgtggttttatatctttattttcatccttatttcaatcttattttacattcatttttatctgttttgatTCTGTCTATTTTATGTGAATCTCTTATATAAGTCTTATCTGAAAGCtctcacttggtgcatgtgatttctttcttataaagcactttgagatGCAACTCCTGCAGACcgtttattatcattattattgttattactattaataataataatactgaatGATAAATTCACCATAGTTCTACACTGACACCTGAAAATGGATGTCTTGTGAGAGTGGTTGAGAAGCTCGTTAAGTCCTTAAACTGCAGGATACAAGTCCAAAACACAGGGTTTAATGGGAATACAATGTTAAATACTGACAGCAGCTCCTCATTCTTACAAAGCCTGACAATACCAAAATGACTTTTTCCATCACTGGATTGCTTTTAACTGGCCATTATGAGCCGAAACCAAAGAAAGGGGTCTTAATGGTTCATTtcacagcagtgatgtgatTCATCAGGAGCAACAAATTAGTAATTTCTCTGGAAAGTAGTTCCAGTAACAACTGTTCACAGCAAGCTCTGTGAATTAGGGGGAGGCGTTATTTCTGGAAAGGTGAGTTTCTGGTGAGATTTCTGAATCACTTTTCAGAGCTTtgagcaccacaaacacatttattattCACTAGAACAGCAGTAGAGatctcaaaaaaaaacaaaaaacagaccagacagaaaaattgtttttttacaaccaaatgaactgtgtttaacGACAGCGGTTATACGAactgttcctgagtccatggAGTGAtgtcctttatacaatcatgtgttcacaaagaggtgaacctcgctccatcctcacttgtgaatgactgagtctttccaagaagcccctttcatacccaatcatgatactatcacctgttaccaatgaacctgtttaccttaCCTcgtctttagttgctcctgtcccaacttgtctgaaacatgttgctgcatcaaatccagaataaacagatatttacaaaaaatcagtgaagctgatgagctcacaCCCTAACCCACCCTAagtatattgtctttgtgccgTTTAAGAGCATCAAAGTCAAATTTTCAtctcaaaatcaaatcaaaacataAGTCTCGTCTCGTCTTTTCCGGCCACTCACCCGATAGTAATCTGTGCTGTAGATGTCTCGGGACATTCCAAAGTCCCCGATTTTGACCACCAGGCCCTCTCCCACCAGACAGTTGCGGGTTGCCAGGTCGCGGTGGACGAAGTGCAGTGATGCCAGGTAGACCATGCCCGAGGCGATCTGGGCGGCGATGTGCAGCATCTGAGGCAGCGTGAGCTGACCCAGCGGGGGCATCTTGGACTCCTCCAGGATACGAGCGTCCGGGCCGTGAGCTCTACAGGAGACACACGAGGagcatgtgagtgtttgtgggtCAAGGCTGACCTGATCTTTCTTTAAAAGGCATGCAGGTCCTTCACTTCAGTGAAAGCACCAATATAGCAATGtcaaaatactccattacaatcAGGAGACCTGgatatttaagtaaaagtacagaaatatTACCAGCAAAATATGTAACATGATACATAAGCAGTGTTACTGCTGCTTGTACTGGAGCTgcttttaactactttatacaCAGTTTGTTTATCGTTTGCTACAGTGGTTTCTAACCTACGGGTCGGGTCCCCttaaagggtcacaagataaatctgaggggtcttAAGATCATTAATAggagaagacagaaggaaaacaaagttGTGTTGCACAattttgtgttcagtttttttccttgtttttcctctgattGTTACTTCTTGTGAAATAATGGACAATTTGATGTTGTTGAACCATGAAAAGTTACTTCCATGAAATCATCTCAGAAGTTTAGAGGGTAAATGTCTCTTTGTTGGAACGGCTAATGACTCACAGAAACATGACGAGGTTCTGACCGACAAGTCAAAAGCTTACAAACCGTTGCTTTAATCTATAACTgctcttttttaaaatgtaatttagaagcacatcatgtttttttatgtcaaCGGTTAAGCATAAACTTTAacgtttccctctgaaatgtcgTGAAGCAGAAGTATAAtgtagcatgaaatggaaatacttggGCAAAGGTGCTTCAATGGACGTAAAGCTCTGAGCTACAAAAAACACTTGATATGAGAAAAATCTTGAAATCAACGTCGCTCTGAATGATGACTCGGCTTGTGTCTAACGTACTGAACCAAGTTTCATGTTACTTTGGCTCAGATGTGTTTGTAGTGGTTCTGATTTTTATGCTAGTCTTGCTGATCATCCCGTGCAGATGACAGAATGTGTCCCTTATTTGTAGAGAGGTCTTTTCTTTGCAGCGTTATAAACATCGGTCTTATTTTTTGCCGCGGGGCTGAACTCCTGACCTCTGTGAACCGTAACAGgggctgcacaaacacacgtatCTCCATTTGTAAAGAACAGAACATGCTGGCCTCTGCTATTCTTCTCTGCTTCTATTGGCTGTTGGGATTAATCAAACGCTGGCTTTGGGCTTGCAGTATGTTGGTAACTATGGCATCAACCTTGGGTGACCTGAAGGACAATGACCTCAGCATACAATCTGCAGATTGAACATTTCTGACATATATGAGCTCTTGAGAGCACTAGAGACATGGTCGCTGTGACCATGCCATAATAAAGCCATTTAACAGTAACGGTAATAGAAAACATGAGGCTTGTAATATGCCTACAACTGATTTGCAATAACGCAATTCACAGATGCAGAGCACATTGACTCTCAGTTGTTCTCGTGGATCGTAAACACCCACTCTCACGTCTAACTCCAGCCTAAATGAGCAAATCGCAGATGATGTGTCTCCATCCATCCTAatatctctcctctccacttgGTCCCCTCCTTACAAAGGAAGTTGTCTATACAATCACTATTAGTTTAAAAGGCAGGTGGCAGGGTGGGAAAGCAGCTGCATTGTGGGGGCCCTCAGATGTTTCACCCATTCTGTCTGCTGGAAATGCGATTTTCCATCCATTCGTCAAACATATATCTCAAagtctgtgtgcatgcttgtgtgtttgttttcattcccaGTCTGTCACCTGGCAGACGGCATCGACTGCGTCTGCTCTAATAGTTTTGTCAGATGGTTTCCCAGGTGCCAAGTGAGCTGTAATAGGTCCACGCTGTCTCAGCCCTCAGTGGCGCCTTTGGCCTCCTCCACAGGTTTCTAAACTTAGACGATTACAGtttcagtgacagagagaacatATTTTAAAGCTCTTCCATCACCGTGTTGCACAACAATTCAAGTGTTATCATGGACTAATTTGCTACATAAACTCTCCCTGAGCTACCGCATGAGCTCAGTGCACGGTTCAAGGAAACTCGCCTATTTGAGCTCAAGTGCTGAATCTGTCTATTTGCAGCGTCCATCAGTATTCAAATAAAATCCTGCCACATTTGAAATTCACTCTATTTGCCATTATTATAAGAGGACATCTTGTAAAGAATACATTCGCCCTGTGCCTTAACATTGTCAAATCCCATTCATGCAGAACATGAACCCTGCCTGGGATGCAAcagcattattttcatttcGGATTTAGCAAAGCGAAACGTCCTTCTACACAATTCATTCACGGTCTTTGACATTATGGTGATGTAAGTGGAGGAAAAGGTGAAGAAATTATGCAGACGGTAGAAATGATGGCAATGTATCCTCAAATTCTGACTGAAGAGGTCAAATTAACAGAGATTAAAATGGCTGAATATCTATAAATAAGCACCATGCAGGCAGGACCTAAGAGAGCTTacagagcagagatggaggaaaagcagcaaaaaaaaaaaaaaaagggggtgaATTCAGACAATGACGCGATTAGACTTTTTCACAGATTAACATGAAGCACAGGTGGAAATCAGGGCTGCCACGAACGATTATTACTGAATCAAGTTCAATTTGCACTGCAGAGTAGCTGCACTGTATTTGTTACTCTTTTTATATTGTCTTGTGTTTCTTTATATCTTGTCATAATCCTTCAGGTCTTATGTAATGCACTAATTCACAACTGTTGAATGGTGCTGAACAAATAAACTTGACTTGccttgtgaaaaatgtccattacaATATCCTGAAGCCCAAGTTAAGATATTTaaattgcatgttttgtctgacagtctaaaacatttcagtttaataTCACAGAAGACTACAAACAATatcaaatattcacatttgcaAAGCTAGAAACAGTGGACTTcaaaaaaacaatcaattcAATCAAGTGTTTGAGGcaaattttctgttgattgactgattgattaatgaTTTCAGCTCACAtgtcctttttgacatgtactcatttgaatttgattgatttttgtaaaaatctgcttaatctgaatttgatgcaacacGTTTCCAACAcgctgggacaggagcaactgggagagttgtggaatgctccaatTGACCGCTGTAAGGATCAGTAGTTTgttcagcagagacacacagccGCCGACCATCATGAGCAGGAGTGCTACGTACCGCAGGAATCGGTTGAGGTCTCCGTGCCTCATGTACTCGAACACCATGGCCAGCGGCTCTCCGTCCGTACAGACGCCGTAGAATCGCACAATGTGCTGGTGTTGGAGCACCGTCAGCAGCTCCGCCTCCCTCTGGAAGTCCTGCCGAGTCGACTCGTTCGCGTCCTTTAGAGTCTGTGACCACATGAGGGGCGTGCGTTTACATGAAGATGCTGCTTACTGGGCTTAAAGTAAAGGTGAACATCTTAAATCAACAGCGTTAAAAGCAACCAGCAGTGAGGAGTGGAAGGAAAGGTGACTGTGTGACAGAAAAACTGAGAGTAAAGATGCTGTGATAGATGGTTTGTGTCTGTTGGGAGCGACCAGAATTCCTTGCTGCGGCGCTGCTCACGAGCGACGATGTGTTGCTATAAAAACAAGTGTCTGATTAATGGGATCATAAATCTGAGACTTTTATTCGCTGCGGTTTGCATTAATATGTTGTAACACGAGCTGTGTATTAAAGCACGTGACCGTCCTCGACAAAGACATCTCACTCTGAAACCACAGGATGTTATTTCAGCTCACAGAAGATTTAAGTATACACACCGTGTACTTTTACTCTTGTTTGTATCAAGCAGCTTTTTTGAAGCACTTAagacactgacagctgatgtgGTTTCAGGAGTGACGGTAGAAATTCTCTCACCTTGATGGCAACCAGCATCTTGTCGCTGTCGGGGCTGAGGTTGGCACACTCCGCCAGGTAGACTTTGCCAAACGCTCCTTCACCCAGCTCCCACTTCAACACAATGTCCTGCCGTTTAATGTGCTGCACACCTGATCAGAACATACAGAAAAGGAGGACTCCTTCACTTTATGTCTTGTTCACACCAAAAGTTAATTATAGTTTAACTTATTGTCTCTTATCAAATCCATGTTGTTCTCATGGTGACTGCCAGACTAAACAGCAAACACTCAGATATGACagacattaataaaaaaaaaaaaaaaaatgggcgACAGTGACCAAAACACCCCAAATGAAAAAGCGCTTGGCGTAAATAACAGCACCAAAAATCAAGTAAATTTAGGGGTGTAAGCATGAGTGTGTATTGAGTAAGAAACCATCAAACACCAGCAGAATGGAAATGAGCGCAGCGATAACACTCACACATGTCTTTCTCCTTGATGATGCCGCAGAAGTACTGTGGATTCTCTACAAAGCTGGACAAACCAGAGTCCTCATCTGAGGAAGGCGGGCTGGTTCCGAAGTTCATGAAACGAAGCGACACGGCCAGGTCATCCTCAGTGCCCAAAACTGATGAACCTAATGAAACAGGGAGGTGTGCAAACAGGCAAAACTGAGAGACATGTAACAGCTAATCAGCCTCCAACTATTTGTGATTATAGTGGCCATCAAAAGAAGCAATTCAGAACCCATTTTTTCCCTTCGAGGAATCGACGTTCTTCGCTGCCAACTTGGTTGCACATTTGTTGGTACCATGGTGACAGATGATGACGAGCTCTAATAATCACCATCATCAACCATGCAGCAATCAGGctgcactgaactgaaaaaaTTACCGTATAGGAAGCCTGAATGGTTAGCAGCCCCTGACTACAGCGCGTATTAAAAGCCAAACAAGTGGGGCCCAAATTGTAAAACCCCACTCAGCAAGGCAAACCACAGAACCCCCAGAGTCCAACACGGTAGAAAATGGAACAACAAAGAGAGAGCACAGAGGcaatggagggaaggaaagagagagcagggtCCACTTAGGCAATCAGGCCCACTTAGGCACTTTGAGAGTGAGAAgggcagatgtgtgtgtgtgtgtgtgtgtcggggggtGGGGTCCGAGCGGAGCTATATCACGTCTTGCtgttcctccatccatccatccatccatccatccatccatccatccatcttctttAATGGCCCTCACCACGTGGCGGTGGCCAAGGGAGGTTTCTGCCGCCATTCTCGTGCAGTAATTAAGGCACTTTAGAACGGCCAGCACAGCGGCTGCCTGTGTGCAAAGTTACAGCTCAGTGGAAATCCTATATTAGTCCGTCTCTCCTGTGCATTACCTTCTGAGCGGCTGACAGAACCATCTGCGATTTGAAACAATAATTTGGCAGAACGTTTGATTGTGGCTCATTCACGGATATGTACGTCTTCAGCCTGTGGCTCTGGCCCCAGACAATGTCATATACTGGGTTAGACTCCTTTTATCACGCGAGCACAGCGTGGTATGTATGGAGGCTGAGTGCTACGGAAATTCACATCGCATCAATGACTCTCTGCAAATCTGTTGTTTCATAGAAACCTTGAAGCCACAGGTGAAACTTTTCAGACTACAAAAAGAGTTTTTTCCATTATACTGACTGAGCTGATTTGCAGAGTACTAGATTTTTAAATGTGATATCACGCTCATGTCTGTGTAAACGATGGAGCAGCAGCTTAGCTTGTATAAAGACTGGAACAAACagctggtttaaaaaaaagccCAGAAAGTAAAACCACAGCTGACATGTAACATGATGTAACaagatgtgacatgttaatcaGTAGGTTGCTGATAGGTGGAAGTTTTATCTTTGAGCCTCCACTCTGTGCGCTAAGCTAACAGACCATAACTCTATGTTAAAATAATGCTAAAAATAAAGATCCATTTTTAAACTGAGCTggggaaacacacaaaaagacaaatcatCAGACTGAGAGAGTCACACGTATTCTATGTTTAGACTGCACTTAGATAAGGACTGtagtgtgttgctgctttacGCACTCAGGGAGGATTTCTTCAAAGGActaattcaacattttgagatgAGATAACATAATGGATTACACTCTCATGTCTAcacgctaaatatgaagctagagtcGGCGTACGGACATGggagtggtatcgatcttctcatctaactctcagcacgAAAGAGAATGAGTGAATAAATACAGGAAGTATTCCCTTAATCAACCAGCAGCTACGGTAAACGTGCAGCGAAGGGAGTGATGCTTGGTGACTTACGGTGAATCCCAAACTTTGAATGCTGGCCGCATTTGTTGATGACCAAAACCATGATGAGAAGGAAAGTGCAGGCAAACACAGCAAGACCCACGGCCACAGACACCTGTTGAAACAAAGACGTGCAGATTTACTCTCGCACTCATGAACAGAACCGACAGGACGGGAACGATGATGGGAACACGCACCACAAACACGCGACTCTCCGGGTTCTCCGTCACGTCCatgtctgatttgtttgttgGAACTGCGGGGAGGAAATGAGAATTTAATGTTGAAGTGACTGAAGACAGACCTCACATCAAGTCCATGCAGTGCTGAAGAGAGTAAAAAGACTTACTGGGATCCACGTCGAGGACTGGCATGTGGGGAGCGAGAACACAAACACGTTTATGGACACACGTCACAGAGAACCACAGAAGCCTCCTGTGCTGCTCAAGGGTGTGCTGGCTATTTAGCCACTCATCAAACATTCACATACACCTTGTTTCAACACGCCACAGTGAATCTGTGTATACATAATGCAAGATATTCTTAAGCACCACTTATATTATTACTGCAGTGTCTCTTCTTGTTCACTTCTACTGAACTGATCTAATATCCAGTCTTTAAGTCTCTatgcacagtttttttttttttttttttttattacattgaTGCCATTAGATTTGCAGCTCTGTATTCATTTCATCTGCATTTTAGGACCCAACTTATTtgtaaatttgtcattttgacttcaaacctgttgtttttttttcattctagCTGAATAATACTGACTCCATCTGAAGGTATGATCATTTCactggttgattttttttaatttaaaggaacagttcatcAGTTTGGGAAATAAAATTATTACATAGAGTTAGATTAGAAGATCTATACCattctcaggtgtgtgtgtcacacatggAGCTGGAAGTGGGAGTCCGTTAACTTCTGGGACTCAAAATTCACAATTTATTTGTAAATATTATTTTGCTAAGTGTTGAAAATGCTTTGGAAATATGAAAACTCAGTACACTTGGTGAAAGCAGTTTGTACCGCTTCATGAAGAAAGTGGTCAGTATGTCCATTCCCAGTTTCATTAATGCTTATAATTATCTGCCATTTAGACATCAATGCAGAGTTATTCAGGATTAGTGATTCATCAGGTATCAGGTCCTTTCTGATTTGTTCCTTATTCTTTGCTTCATGAACCGTAAACAGATTAATCATGTCAACATAATAAGATATTCAGATGAATTTCTCTTGTAGCTGCCCAAACGGCCTGCTCGGATCATTATGGGATACTGCTCGGAAAAAACATCCTGCTGCTAGAAAACAGTTTCAGGAACTCACCTGGAATTATCCCCTCAGGATCGAGCGGGTCGAAGGGGTTCTCCATAAACATCCCATTGGCTGAGGCCTCGTCCCTCCCCAGCTTGTTCTCCACAATCAGAGTGTAGCGGCCGTTGTTGATGTGGGTGGGCTTGTTGAGGAAGAGACAGCCGTGTTTCACTGATCCGTCACCTGAGTCAGGGATGAGCTGGGTGTACGTGTAGGCGGACTTTTTGAGTACGATGCCGTTGTACAGCCAGGTGATGGTTGGTTCAGGATTACCATCTACAGCGAAGGGGAAACACCAGTGGTGCTGCTGCACAGCGTCCCTCAGGAAGAGGATTTTGACTGGAACTGTTGGGAGATGACAGATTTGTGGGTTAGGGGTGGTTAGAGAAGAGAAGTCGTAGATTTGGAgagtgaatgaaaaacaaaggatgAGATGCCAGTCTTGTCTGtatgataaatatgaagctacggctagcagccagttagcttatcttagcaaaaacactggaagcagctagcctggctctgtccagaggtaacAAAAGTTGCCTAACAGCACCTCTAAAGTACTTAACTGCGCCACGCTAGCTGTTTACAGTCATCTCTTCTAACACTTGGCTTGAGCTGCAAGTTGATCCTAAGTGGTACTTGAATGTCATAGCTGGTTGAGCTGGCGCTCATTTTAACTGCATCATACACTGTTTGGCAGTTTGATCCCAAGCAAAGCACCA
It includes:
- the ntrk1 gene encoding high affinity nerve growth factor receptor isoform X2, producing MALAPRALALVLALLSLAPAPILGGCPSACRCSFAMLQCVEPDGISSIPVLATQESENMTEIYIENQTGLENITEIDLVNYRELKNLTVTLCKLRFISANAFQHNLKLQYVNLASNSLEHISWRVFHFLPLLNLVLRNNPLVCSCDLHWLQQWQQNDRADLDSQMLSCFISDQEVSLNSLVIDNCSLPEVTIVSSKYKIQEGGNLTFECRVTGSPTPNARWRTEKLHSDFFTQERIWGSTLELVLHLTNVSSSDNLHNLTCEAENQAGPGEEMVQLDIEFPVKILFLRDAVQQHHWCFPFAVDGNPEPTITWLYNGIVLKKSAYTYTQLIPDSGDGSVKHGCLFLNKPTHINNGRYTLIVENKLGRDEASANGMFMENPFDPLDPEGIIPVPTNKSDMDVTENPESRVFVVSVAVGLAVFACTFLLIMVLVINKCGQHSKFGIHRSSVLGTEDDLAVSLRFMNFGTSPPSSDEDSGLSSFVENPQYFCGIIKEKDMCVQHIKRQDIVLKWELGEGAFGKVYLAECANLSPDSDKMLVAIKTLKDANESTRQDFQREAELLTVLQHQHIVRFYGVCTDGEPLAMVFEYMRHGDLNRFLRAHGPDARILEESKMPPLGQLTLPQMLHIAAQIASGMVYLASLHFVHRDLATRNCLVGEGLVVKIGDFGMSRDIYSTDYYRVGGRTMLPIRWMPPESIMYRKFTTESDIWSFGVVLWEIFTYGKQPWYQLSNSEAIECITQGRELERPRTCPKEVYLLMQGCWQREPQQRMVIKDIHSRLLALVKNPPVYLDILG
- the ntrk1 gene encoding high affinity nerve growth factor receptor isoform X1; its protein translation is MALAPRALALVLALLSLAPAPILGGCPSACRCSFAMLQCVEPDGISSIPVLATQESENMTEIYIENQTGLENITEIDLVNYRELKNLTVTLCKLRFISANAFQHNLKLQYVNLASNSLEHISWRVFHFLPLLNLVLRNNPLVCSCDLHWLQQWQQNDRADLDSQMLSCFISDQEVSLNSLVIDNCSLPEVTIVSSKYKIQEGGNLTFECRVTGSPTPNARWRTEKLHSDFFTQERIWGSTLELVLHLTNVSSSDNLHNLTCEAENQAGPGEEMVQLDIEFPVKILFLRDAVQQHHWCFPFAVDGNPEPTITWLYNGIVLKKSAYTYTQLIPDSGDGSVKHGCLFLNKPTHINNGRYTLIVENKLGRDEASANGMFMENPFDPLDPEGIIPVLDVDPIPTNKSDMDVTENPESRVFVVSVAVGLAVFACTFLLIMVLVINKCGQHSKFGIHRSSVLGTEDDLAVSLRFMNFGTSPPSSDEDSGLSSFVENPQYFCGIIKEKDMCVQHIKRQDIVLKWELGEGAFGKVYLAECANLSPDSDKMLVAIKTLKDANESTRQDFQREAELLTVLQHQHIVRFYGVCTDGEPLAMVFEYMRHGDLNRFLRAHGPDARILEESKMPPLGQLTLPQMLHIAAQIASGMVYLASLHFVHRDLATRNCLVGEGLVVKIGDFGMSRDIYSTDYYRVGGRTMLPIRWMPPESIMYRKFTTESDIWSFGVVLWEIFTYGKQPWYQLSNSEAIECITQGRELERPRTCPKEVYLLMQGCWQREPQQRMVIKDIHSRLLALVKNPPVYLDILG